The Thunnus thynnus chromosome 1, fThuThy2.1, whole genome shotgun sequence nucleotide sequence TGAGCTTTGGAGcacatttttgtatgaaaagttAATACTGGAAATTCACCAATTGCAGATTGaggtttaaatttaattatcatatttttacttaaataagctcattaataaatggttatTAGCACAAACTAACCAATAACAAAAAacctaaaagaaaaaacaactgaaaataattaactatttttctgtaaagccttaataaattattaatgtgGAACAACTTTAAAACCTATTTTAGTATAAACAATGCCAATTTGTAAAGTTTTTTGATGTGTATAGACTTCTATTAAGTTTGCAGGTCTCTGCTGTCCAGTGGCAGCAAGTTTCATCTGCAGGTGTTGGAGAAAACCAGTCTGCAATGCCCTGAGCCTGAGGACAGCAGTATAATGCTGGTTGCGAGTAAAGGTGGCAAGATTCCCTGCCCAGGTCTCAACTGTTACAGCACAGACGTCAGCTGGTACAAGGTGAGGTATACACATGAACAAGAGTTTCCATTTCAGAAGATCTAAATCACAGTGAAATCACAACTGTGTTTTCTTACAGGGTAACAACACTCTGTGTAGGAGTAGACTCTGCAGTATGGAGAACGGCGAGTTAATTTTCGCCAAAGTCAGTTACCATGACACAGGTGTATATTTCTGTGATAGACTGATAACTGAGCAAGGAGTCACGTGGACTTTCAGGAGGGCTGTTAATGTCACAAGCATACGtaagtgctgtgtgtgtttgtattcgTTGAGGTTAAAGAAATTAATAATACATGACTTAGCGTCTtgatatatgaaaataatggaaaaagaTTTGTGGTATTTTCTCCATACTTATACCATAACAACTTATACAGTCCATAGGCAAAAATAGAAAGTGTGTTCACACCACCATCCATTTTAGGGCTCCTAATGTCAGTCTAATGGTCACATTGTTGGtccatttgtctgtttgtctgtacCAAACATTTATGGTAATCAGAAGATGAATCCTGTTAGTTtccacaactattggatgggtGGCATGAAATTCTGTATAGACAGGTTCCTCACAGAatgattttaataactttggtgaacttTTTGTTTAGCCCCACCATTAGGTCAAATTTTTAAttgttcaatactttggtttatgaccaaatacctgcaaaattacAATGATATTCCTATCAGCCTTAGTTGTtgagtgctaattagcaaatgttagcatgataacaCACTCAACTAAGATGTTTGTCCTGTTATTcaattttaataaaaacctGTATTTTCCTCTGCCATGATTTCACAGATGACAGGACCCAAGTCActcaataaaattaaataaaatataagaaactaACTACTTCAGGATCAGGAATTACACTTAACCTGATTTTAAAATTGTCTATCACACATTTCTTGTAAAGTACTCAGAGACATTAATATGTCTGCAATCTTTGTCAAAACAACCATTGTTAAACAAAATTGTGAATTTAAAAAGATATATACCGTATATTGATCATATTGGTTTGATCTGGGTCAGAAGAAGATATATTTGTTCTTTCACcagtatttaaacattttaaacataattttctCAGGAATTCAAGACAAAGTTACTTTTGTAGATTTGAGCAATGATTGCAGTAAAGATATAGATAAAATAGGGTATGCCTACATTTCACTTTCTTTCCTCCATGTAAAATGTTGTCATTCCAAAcaccttaaaaaaaatatacccTTTTAATCAGTTGAAACAAAATGCGATTGTAGTATACACCATACTGTCATTCCCCACCGTGAGAATTTTTATCTTCACCTCCTGTGAACACTCAGACACAACGTTGGTTCATATCTTGCTGCAAACCCAAAAACCAACGGGCTTCGTTCACAGTTGGTGGTTGGCAGTCATGTGGTTACTGCAATTATTGCTCTGATACAAGAACGCATGTTCAAGATCATTTTGGATAATACCTTCAAGCTAGATATCTCATAAACCAAAGGACTGCTGTAAAATGATGGAATGATGAAATGAtagaaaatcctgtttttaaagaGCTCTGGCAGATTGCCAAATAACAAAAACTATCAAAGAATATTGCAAGAGTACTTCTTCTTTAGTGGTCTTGCAATTGCAAATTTTTTTGAAATTGGTAACCACTTTTAAACAAGAAAATCCTGCATTTCTATACAATAGTAACTTGTAGGTTAACCATTGAATAAGCCAACAAGTCATCataccataaaaacaaaataaattacatgtCTGTCacagtgtttcctgtttgcACTGAATGAACGGCTGTTTTAGGTATTTTCCTGGAGAGGCCAGTGTCAGAAAAACATGGTGTTACTGTTCCACTGcgcttatgtgtgtgtatattgtggCATCTAGTGTGGATTTATATTCCCTTGGAGGAAAAATAGACCGTGTTAGAtatgtcttatttttgtttcattaaagTTGAACAGGTCACAAGTCCATAACAGGGTTAGTCTTTTAATCAATTGCAAATAGCATAAAGccattctttttttcatttcaaattgaGTCCCTTGATTCCTCTCATCATCTAAAATGGTTTTACTTACATATTGGTGAGGCCAAGAGTCGAATCACAGTTCAGATCTGATTTATACATCATGTCTTTTCAGACACCCCGTAAACTAGacataataaagaaaaatatatgtgaCTTTATTTCCCATGTCCTATCAGCACGTGAGAACGCAACATACCGTCCAAGTATTGCGCATCCTGCTGACAACATGACAGAAGTAGTGCAGCTTGGTAAGTATATCCAAATGTATACTGATATATACAGCTATCAGAGTTAACAGCTTTTTCAGATCCATATCAGCCATGTGAGTGAAAGAAATCTTACTCGTGACTTCCAAGTAGTTATCCCAAAGGAAAATGTGCTGTCTAGCATTCATGGTGTCAAATTAAAGCCGTAATCAGCCGGAAAACATTGCATACAGCAGACATTCCAGTGTTCATGAGCTCTGGTTGTTTGCTGACACTCACTTGTTGATAACTAACAAGTGATTGGAGAGTCATTTGCCTATTCAAAGTTATTTAAGTTatagtactgtatgtactaATTCAGAACCGATTTGGCTCTGGGGCAGCTTTCAAAACTATCTGACATATGATTCTAATGTTGGCTGGTTGTAGATGttgacttttaaaattcaactttattattcGTTATTTGTGGAGAACAACACAGGAACAATGAAATGCTTAAGATGAGGCTCGGGACAATACCGCAGGCAAAAGTAATTATACACAGTAACAATAAGATAAAGAATATAGAGATATAAGgtaaaacaaaagacaaaaaaactaCTGTAGATTAGGAATTTTCAGTAGATGAAAGAACCAGtatataagtaaataaatagatgGCATCAGAGTAAAAATATTGGATGCTCTGAGTATGGAGTATAGAGTATATTAAagctttgtgtttcctcagacagtgtttccctgttgagctgcggtggaagtatagtaacaaaaagagggactttggcactaaagggactgtaacgttgaaagatatctatttcatttgactaatttggatggctgaggcctcatattagtttcaaataaacttttaactacatttttgcacagatgaaGGCTTGTAggttttggcccccatcacttacattgtaagtgcatcatgaaaggatcttctaatggtcagtatgcacaggaggaatgattatggcaagaaaaacatattccAATATTCATTTTGAGACCTGACTATTGTTATAagacacaaatgaaaaattgtgaacctgtgcTAATGCTCAACATATTGCTGCAGGTTATACCAGCATACCTGAAACAGCCCTGATAATGATGGTCTTGTTTGAATGGCTTGTATGTGCATCTTCCAAACTGGTATGAAAAACATAATGGGTTAGATTTTAATGGCCATGTTTTTTACTCATTCCAGGCCAGCCTCACAATCTGACATGTGAGGTATATTTTCCTTTTGAGATAAAGTTTTTGCCGGAGGTGCAGTGGTACGTGAATTACAGTGGCAGCATGGAGAATATGACTCTACTACACATGCAGAGCCAACAGTGAGTCACTACAGTCGCTTGcagtcaatgtttgttttttccagaaAATAACTGTCTTTCATTATGCAATGCGAGTGTTTGCTTGTTAGGATTTTGTAAAATCCGAGATGTAAACGTGATGATTGGTTTGCTTGAAGTTTTCATTAGGATACAGAGgagctgacatttttttctctgattcagACAGAACAGAGTGTCATTTGAAGAGTATGTGGTCATACAGACAGCCATCATAAATGAGGTGACTCCACTACACTTGAACCACAGATATACCTGTATCGCAAGGAATACTGTCAACACCATAAGTGCCACTGTCAAGCTCAAAACTGAAGGTACCTTTATTTCTATTGTTACCTTCACGTCTTTGATTTATCCAAACTGTAGCcttaaaatactgtactttgTCATAACGTTGTTATATTACAGTTAAAATGATTATACCAGATTGAATTATGTATTATAGCATAATATGtaataattacagtaaaatCTGACAATACACCACAGGAGTACAGGTAGGAGGTGAGGCAATCAAAGCCTCTGCTGCTGGTGGACATGGTGGAGTGTTTAGCAGCTAAAAGGGGTTTGTAGTGACCAAAGCAGAATTTAAAGTATGTGTAAATAGGCATTTGTTTGCTATCAAGTTTGCCATATAAATTTCATAAGGTGATACTGTtagttttgtgtttacagcttgtgtCTGTTGctccaaaataatcaaaagatcAATTATTGCTGCTTTAAAGGCATAATACAATCTAATGAGTGTATGTTGGACTGAATTTCAGTAAAATGGCCATCACTGGTTGGCTATCCTATTGCGTCTTTGCTGCTGGTAGCTGGGTTGGGAATCATTTTGCGTGTGAAATGGCTGGAAGTACAAGTAATCTACAAATCCCATTTTCAACGCGGAAAACTCGATGGAGGTCAGAATGCAAACCCACACATggccacagaaacacacaaagttagCTTGCTTGCAGGCACAGAGACTCTAGCATcttgactgcagccatcttcaCAGGATGTGGTTTAATTTCTTGATAAATCTATACCACAACAGGAAGAATTTTTTCACAAGGGTATCAATGACAGCATTGGTTTCAATTGAATTCATCCTACAAAGAATTGCACtattaaaacacaattaaaacattctATACCTTTAATTTGTGGTGAATAATCTTATAATATTGTACTTGTAGTAGTCTCAAAAACCAAAGTGACAAATAAGATAACTAATCTTATCACTAGTTCAACAACTgcataaacaaaatacatttaagaacccagatttaaatgtataatgttttcatgtcaaaattGTCTTTCCCCTCTAACACAACCAATCAGATGAGAAAGagtttgatgtgtttctgtcatatGTGCTGAGTCCTCCATCAGCAGAAGTGGAGGGAGGTTTGACCCTTTCCTCCCCATCAAGACCTGACAGTGATGTGAAAGGTGGGCCAATGTGCTCAGTGTATTATAACTTTacctattttattttcatgtcactGCTCTAGTAAAGAAAATTAACTATACCTTATATTGGCAGAATGTCTGTCCAGCCTGGACCCGCTAAACACAGAGGAGGGGAACACCCATAGGGCACTAGAGGTGCTACTCCCCCAAGTGTTAGAGGACCGGTGGGGGTATCGCCTCTGTCTGCTGGAGAGGGATGTGCTTCCTGGAGGAGGTCAGAGGATCAGCTCTTTGtatgtgcgcatgtgtgtgtgcacgtgtgcgtgcatgcgtgtgtgtgtgtatgtctttctttcatttgaaaACCAGCATTGTGAGGACATTTCTGtgttgtgaggacattttggccgGTCCTCACAACTTCAAAGAGCAATTTGAGGGTTAAGATTTGgttttaaggttaaggttagaattGGGTTTAGGTTCAGTTTGGGGTaaaggttaggtttaggcattaAGTTGTGATGGTTAGGCTAAGGGGCTAGGGAATGCATTATGTCAATGAGTGTCCTCACAAGGATATAAagacaaacgtgtgtgtgtgtgtgtgttgactgcAAAGATTTCTGatagtttcctttttttattgcagCATATACAAATGATGTGGTCCACGCAATACAGAGAAGCAAAATGCTCATTTGTCTCCTGTCAGATGACTACCTCTCCAACAGCAATGCTGTGTTTGTACTGGAATCAGGAGTTCAGGTAGGCCTACATTTCACAGAAAGTAGTGTAGTGTGAAAGCCACACAGCCATGCCTCTGGGTGTGTAAGGTAATGCTCTGAGCTAGAAGCTCACATCAGCACGTTAGTATGCTCACTAATGATAAAGCTAGCATGTTCATGTTTAGCAGATACAATGTTTACCATCTCAGTTTACCATGTTTGCATGCCagcatttgctaattagaaCTAAGCACAAAGTACAGAATGTCAGGTTTTGCAGGTATATGATTGTAAAAAGTATTGGATgcaagatgaaaagtcagggcaAATGTTCACAATTCATACCCTGGGAACCATGATTAGCTGTACCTTATTTGCTGCCAATCCATCAATTAGATGTTGAGTCATTAGAATTTATCTATAGTCTTTTATTGTCCGTTGCAAATTTCcgtggcaatccatccaatagttgcagatgtatttcactctgaaccacaaatgtcaacctgatggtggtgctagaaggaaaaatcacaggatcaccaaagtcagaagAATTTGTTCTTAGGGGGCTATGtgtgtacaaaatgtcatggcaatcattcaaatagttgttgagatatttcactctggaccaaCTGACCTAGCATGCACAACTGAAAAACTAGACATTTTGTGGATACCTTAAAAGTTAACGGATAAGTAGACATACCTGTCATTACTTAATGGTAACACAAACAACATTAGAGGATTTACATGTTTAGCCCATTAACTTCCAGTTGCATATACTTTGAAACTGATACTTTCCTACATTACCCAAacttttctgattatttttttctacatccagtctattttcagctttttttagTAATGAGGTAATATGACTAAAACATATCCTGTAGCCATTTTATTATcagaaaccaaaccaaattGGTTTAAATGTATCACTTTATTGACTCAAACTGAAACCTTAGATGTGTGAAGGACAGGAAAATCTCTCAACATAAGCATGCCAGATGCAAAATCACTAGTGATTCAGTGCAACTTTTAAGTggttacatttttctttcatgatATTTCATAATCAGTTTGAAATGTGAAATCATTTAACCTGCTTTTGTtaactaaaaaaacacaattcattaataattttatatttggTCCACATCTTCAGGCTTTGCTGCATAACTCTGCCCTCAAACTCCTGCTAATATGGACCAACAGAACTTCAAAATCCCTCGTCCAGCCAGACCCGCCGCTGCCTTCAGTGGTCCAAAGGGCCTTGAAGGTGCTACCCAGTCTGGACTGGACCTCAGGCAAGCCTGCAAGTGCAACCAGCAACTTCTGGAGATCACTGAAAAAGGCCATGCCCAATCACAGAGTAAAGCTGGTTTCACTCATGCAGAACCAATGATTGAACtcttacaaaaacaacatgttttaacTAACATGATGCACAGTATTTTGATAGATTTGGTTTGTGTTATCCCACTCTTCACTGAAACTGTTAGCAGCCATGTGTTATGAATGCACAAATGTATCAAGGAAATTTCCATGACAGGAAGGGTACCCaatcatgtttcattttcagaagTAGGAAAAAAATTGTCACCATTTGAGCCATTCTCACAATCCAGTAGCGGTGTGTAGTCTGACTCTTAATTTCTATCTGTGTCCCCAATACACTGTGTTAAATAGTGCAATATAATCAATGACTTCTCAGCTGTACAttgttggacaaaaacaaagaaataaagaaaaaataacatgtaGACTAGTGCACTGATAAGCAACAAAATGTAGGAAAGACAATGCAATGTTATTTCCAGTTAAACTTGAAAAATTTACCCTTCATATAGCTGTTTGTCTATCAGTTTAAATGCAAGAAAATCACATTGTGAAGTGTAGTTCATGTATTCTGTTACAAGAAACATGTCAGGAGCAAACATTTGACACAATACAtatcatccaaaatgtttatttgattggatattaaatatgtattcAACGAGTTCTGTCTAATAAAACAGGGTATTGCAgtgaatattaatatatttcatttggGGAAACATGTGCAACAGTTAGGTAATAGGTATATTTTTGAGTACAGGGATTTTCCAAaaagaggtggaggtggtggccATGTCATgtatgattctggttttcacaCTAAAACATATCAGTCTTTCTGTTGTGAACATAAACACAGCCACATTTCTAAGTTTGCAAGATTCAGTGAAGCATAAAGAAATACAGTGTTGCGTAAGCAAATGCAGAAATACTGACACaacgctaaaaaaaaaaacataaaaacaaaccaaagactgTCTATAAGGTGGCACGGCTGGTGAAAACAAAGGGTTTCATACTGATGCTGAGAaactaaatgaaacaaaaaaagcatcacACACAAGTTAACATAACATCACACTTATCtgagaatttaaaaataaaatattatcacACTTCtatgtacatttttacacaattaGATAAGCTTGCCCATGGCCACACCTAACCAGGTTCAGATAAgaacaaacatgacaaaaaaaagggaagtgGGAGCTCTAAGATGCAAGATTTTCTGATTAGCCAGCAGAAACCACCTGTAgcaaacacagtttaaacaaTATTCTGGCTAATTTATTCGTCTCATCTCTCCATTACCCAACTCTGCACCTCTCATCACAGAGGTTCGACACTCTGGTACCTCTCAGCCGGTAGTGGTTAGACATGTAAACATGAGTTCAGTCACTGAGAATCACAGAGGGCTTAAAGTATTCTTCATTGCATGTCCACAAAGCTGGGAAGTTGTCAAAACTAAGGGTACAGAGAGGAATCATTTGAGCCTTCATAGATATCTCTGGCATGGTTTAACCTATACAAAATTATCCATTAGTGACAAAAACTGTGATATTAATTTACAATTTGTCTGCTTGGGCCTTCAGCTTCCTCTCCCAAAGTTTTTGATGATCAGAGAAGCCCTGCTTGCCCTTGTTGAAGGAATTAGGTCCTGCAGATGTTGGCGTCTCCCTGAAAAGATGTCAGAATACTTTTTTCAAACTCAAGTACAAATTTCAAGTGCtgtttgaaagtttgtgaatcctttagaattttctgtatttctgcataaatatgacctaaaacgtaatcagatatttacacaagtcctaaaactagatatagtgaacccaattaaacaaatgagacaaacaaaaaaaaacccttttcatttattt carries:
- the LOC137180337 gene encoding interleukin-18 receptor accessory protein-like isoform X2, coding for MLVASKGGKIPCPGLNCYSTDVSWYKGNNTLCRSRLCSMENGELIFAKVSYHDTGVYFCDRLITEQGVTWTFRRAVNVTSIPRENATYRPSIAHPADNMTEVVQLGQPHNLTCEVYFPFEIKFLPEVQWYVNYSGSMENMTLLHMQSQQQNRVSFEEYVVIQTAIINEVTPLHLNHRYTCIARNTVNTISATVKLKTEVKWPSLVGYPIASLLLVAGLGIILRVKWLEVQVIYKSHFQRGKLDGDEKEFDVFLSYVLSPPSAEVEGGLTLSSPSRPDSDVKECLSSLDPLNTEEGNTHRALEVLLPQVLEDRWGYRLCLLERDVLPGGAYTNDVVHAIQRSKMLICLLSDDYLSNSNAVFVLESGVQALLHNSALKLLLIWTNRTSKSLVQPDPPLPSVVQRALKVLPSLDWTSGKPASATSNFWRSLKKAMPNHRVKLVSLMQNQ
- the LOC137180337 gene encoding interleukin-18 receptor accessory protein-like isoform X1: MQTGYVVLFLIIPTVLVGCCVGNHKIRGLQQNITHQHYRVVKGEIFMMPCEMCSKIEEEGNKGVSYDCGSQYLTEAKHSGNYTCHPGGSKFHLQVLEKTSLQCPEPEDSSIMLVASKGGKIPCPGLNCYSTDVSWYKGNNTLCRSRLCSMENGELIFAKVSYHDTGVYFCDRLITEQGVTWTFRRAVNVTSIPRENATYRPSIAHPADNMTEVVQLGQPHNLTCEVYFPFEIKFLPEVQWYVNYSGSMENMTLLHMQSQQQNRVSFEEYVVIQTAIINEVTPLHLNHRYTCIARNTVNTISATVKLKTEVKWPSLVGYPIASLLLVAGLGIILRVKWLEVQVIYKSHFQRGKLDGDEKEFDVFLSYVLSPPSAEVEGGLTLSSPSRPDSDVKECLSSLDPLNTEEGNTHRALEVLLPQVLEDRWGYRLCLLERDVLPGGAYTNDVVHAIQRSKMLICLLSDDYLSNSNAVFVLESGVQALLHNSALKLLLIWTNRTSKSLVQPDPPLPSVVQRALKVLPSLDWTSGKPASATSNFWRSLKKAMPNHRVKLVSLMQNQ